The sequence TAGTTGTCGCGATTTTAATTGTCATAATGACCATCTCCTTCAATAATGTTACGTAGCATATCGTTTGAATTCTTAGTTGTTTTTTATATCTGCCGAGGTCGAAACTAAAATGAAAAAGCGACAGATCCACCTTGTCGGTGGAGCTTATCGCCCATCGGTTGAGTGCTGGAAACAGAACAGAACAATCTACTCATCTCTACATATAGAAGACAAGAAGAAAATCCGCTTATTTCCACCTCTCAACCCCCGAAGAAAGTGTCGCTTGACGATGAGTGGCAGGTCTACTGGCTCACGCTTCGTCCTTCCTGCCTGCGCCTTCCCATAGAGTTCTCTATAGTGGCTTATTCGGCGATCGTCGGCGTTTACAGTTGCGGGGACAGCTCTATAATTACAGATTCCCTTTTAAACCGGTGTCGGTACCATTTCCTCGTTCAATACTATATGTAGTGCCTTGTTTTCTTTATATACCCTAACATGTTGTGATTCACACGTAAATAGGCAGAAATTTTTCACACTAACTAAACAAGTGCTTATCCACATATCCACAGGTATTTATTGTTGTCGTTTTGACCGTCATCATCAGCATTCTTATAAAAGGCGTAAAAGTTATAAACAAAAAATTTGAAATCAAATTTTTTTATTTTATACCCTCTTTGGCAACCCGGTAGTAACTTCAAAGCACCGATTCTATTTGCTATTAAGATGATTATTCAGCACTTCTATCAACATATTTCCCATAGTCAGGAATGGCAATACGGTCAAACTCTTGCACAAGCTTCTTTATACTCTCTGTTAACAGGTCACTTATCATCGGAAGTCCATGCCCCGTGATGGCAACAGCAGGTTTCAACGCTTCCAGCTTTTCCACCGATTTCCTAGCTACATTTCAATCTGTCGTCAAATAAAGAATTTTAAATCTTAAAAGCAGAAGCTGTTAATTTTTATAGTGATGAGGTTAGAAAAAAATTAAGTAATACCGATTTTCTTTAGATACCGTATAGATAAATTCAGATTACACATAATACGTATTGAAATTGAAATAAAAATTAGATGAGGAGTGCTTTTAATGGGTATTATGAATGGGAATCCCAAAGATGAACCGATGCATTACGGAGAGGTGATTGGAACATGGGCATTTATCGGGGCAAACAATGGATTAATCAGTGGGTATGAAGCGTTCGTTAATCACGCTGGCGACGATGAACTGATCAAGCTTCTTGAAGAAGCTGTCAAAATGATGAAAGCTGAAAATAAGGCCCTTGAGCAGATCTTAAAAGATAATGGCGTTACACCGCCCCCCGCCTTACCTGGACGTCCTAAAGCAAAATCTCAAGAGATTCCGGTTGGTGCAAAATTTTCAGATCCTGAAATCAGCGCCGCCGTCTCCATAAATGTCGGGCAAGGACTTGTATCTTGCAGCCAAGTAATGGGACAATGTCTACGAGAGGATATTGCTATGATGTTCGGGAAGTATATTGCTGAAAGAGCAATGTTTGGCTTGAAAATGCTTCGTTTGAACAAGGAAAAGGGTTGGGTTATTCCGCCGCCACTTCATAATGAATGACTCCTAAATTTATATTTATATAAGACACCTTTCTTCATAGGACCCTGACATTGTGCCTCAGGGTTCTTTTTTAATCCCAATTTCAGGATTATAGGATAAGCCCATTTTACGATTTAGTAGGAGGTAAGTACTATATGAAATGGTTATTAGAGGATGCAGAGAAATGTAAAGATTTTTAATGAAGATAAATTGAACACATTGAGGAAATAAGTCCCTCATCAACAAATTACCCCTATCAAAACCATTGACACTCTCACATCATTTTGCTATATTCACATACAATATCATTGATGAAGAGAGTAGCAATCATTTCTTTTTTAGAGAACTGGGAGTGGTGGGAGCCTGGTAAAGAATGCTTGCGAAGCGCACTTCGAAGATGCTTTTCTGAATCGAGTAGGAATAGCCGGCGTCTCGCCGTTATGAGGAAGTGGCCCTGCATGGGCAATTTGAGTGGTACCGCGGAAGCTAAGCTTTCGTCTCATTAATTTGAGACGAAGGCTTTTTTTGTTGAAATAAATAAACGAGGGAGTGTTGACCATGAAAAAAGATGTCTTGCAAGTGCTACAACAATTTAGCCCGATTCCACTAAACGAAAGTATGCTTGAACGACCTATCCATACACACTTAGGCGATATAGCTCTGCCTTGTTTCCCATTTGCCAAGGAACTTCGAAAGTCCCCCGTTGTCATTGCTGAGGAACTAGCGAAGGCGATCCATCATCCACTCATCCTAAAAGTACAGGCTGTGGCTGGATATGTGAATATCTTTGTGAATCGTTCTGTCATCACGCACTCTTTGCTACAAACAATCCACACGCAATCAATAGCTTACGGTTCTAACAATGATGGCAATGGGGGAGTCGTGACGATTGACTTGTCCTCCCCTAATATCGCCAAACCGTTCTCCATGGGACATCTGCGTTCCACTGTCATTGGCAATTCGATTGCTTTATTGCTCGAAAAAAATGGCTTCAAGCCTGTGAAAATCAATTACATCGGCGATTGGGGCACACAGTTCGGTAAATTACTAACTGCATATCGGAAATGGGGCAATGAGCAGGCAGTCCACCAAGCACCAATCCAAACACTTTTGCAACTTTACATCCGTTTCCATGAAGAAGCCGGGCTCGATGATTCGCTGAATGATGAAGGTAGAGCCGCTTTCAAAGCGTTAGAAGACGGCGATACCGAAGCACTTGCGTTATGGAAATGGTTCAAATCAGAATCATTGAAGGAGTTTCAACGCATTTATGATTTGCTGGGGATTACCTTCGATTCGTATAAAGGAGAAGCTTATTACAATGACAAAATGAAGCCCGTTGTTAACGAGTTAGCTGACAAAGGACTACTGGTAGAGTCCGATGGTGCGTTAGTCGTCGAGCTCGACGAAGACATGCCGCCTTGTTTGATTAAAAAATCAGATGGCGCTACATTATATTCGACCCGTGATTTGAGCGCCGCCATTGATAGAAAAACAACCTACAACTTCGTAAAATCTGTGTATGTCGTTGGCAATGAACAAAGTCTGCACTTCACACAAGTGAAGCAGGTGCTCGGGAAACTGGGCTACGACTGGGCAGATACAATCGAACATGTCCCATTTGGACTGATCTTAAAGGACGGCAAGAAGATGTCGACGCGCAAAGGAAAAATTGTGTTATTAGAAGAAGTACTAAATGATGCCATTGCCCTTGCACTAAAGAATATTGAAGAGAAAAACCCTGATTTATTGAATAAAAGAGCTACTGCTCAGGCTATTGGTGTTGGTGCAATCATTTTCAGTGATTTAAAACAGCACCGAAAACATGATATCGAGTTTGACTTGGCAACAATGCTCCAGACAGAAGGTGAAACGGGTCCTTATGTTCAATATGCTTACGCACGCGCTCATTCCGTTTTGCGTAAAACAGGAGCTAGCGCTTCTTTTTTTGTGGATGAAGTCAATGATTTCGAATGGGAAATGGTGAAGTTACTTGAGCAGTTCCCACATATCACTAGACAAGCTGCTCACCATCTTGATCCATCTATTGTCGCCAAATATGCCGTCAATCTCGCGCAAGCGTTTAACTCCTTTTACAGCAATGTTCACGTACTTTCAGATGCCACGCATAAAGCATTTAGAATTTCGCTTGTCACAAGCGTTGCAATCGTTTTAAAAGAGTCACTGAGACTTTTAGGTATGCAAACGCCTGAGGAAATGTAAATAACACGTCAGAATCCACATAGGACTCTGACGTGTTATTGTTCACCTTGCGTTAATCACCGTATTAAAGTATTTTAAGTTTACCGCCACGATAAGCCGTTTACTTTTTTAAAGAGCTGCTTTCACAGTTTTGCTAAAGTATGTTATTTTCTATTTCTTCAATTCGTTTAATGCTTTTTCCGGAATGTCTTCCTTTTGCACCTCCTGATATGAAGTTACACCTCTATTCTCTTTCCAAAATAAGTTTATATACGCATCCTTACGCAGTTCATGCCCACTTGTAAATGTGAGTTCTTTTTTATCCCCTTTTTTATCGAATGCAGGAAAAGTGTATTCGTATCGAACCATTACTTCTCCAGTACTTATTTTATCTTCAATTTTATCGCCACTGTCTGTGATCTGAACAAAATAACTGTCTGCTCCCAATCTATTCGGATTTACATTTCTCAAACTCAAGATCAAACCAACAATAACAGCTACAAGTACAATCGTTACGATTATTTTTTTCACGATGTTATTCTCCTTTCTTCAATAATTCACCTTCTATAACAACTTGTTAAGTAGAAAGATTAATGAGCATAATTCTGAACAATTCTCTTCATTAGGTTATTGGTGCGTTCCTAAAGTCATTTACAACGCAGCTTTTACTATTTTCCGATAATAACCTATTGCTAGAGCTGCAAACGATAGATAGATTAATGCATACACACCCATGGCAATCGAAGTCGGCACAGTGATATCAGACATGAACATAAATGACGCAGCTTTAATGGCAAATATTGAGTGTAGTAATCCAATGAGCAAAGGCACGCCAAAGACAAATACTTGCTTACGGATGATGCCGCCCATAATATCCTGCACTGTGAAGCCCAACTGACGTAGGGTTGCATAGCCTTGCTTCTCTTGCTCTGCTTCTGTCATTTGCTTAAAGTACAGAATGCTACCTGTCGAGATCAGAAAGACAAGCCCAAGAAAACCTGCGATGAAAATGAGCAAACCATTGCCCTGTATTGATCTTTCATACATCGAGTAATAGTCCGCACTTTCCCACCAAAAAACGTCCTCCTTATTTTGGTTGCGGATATCAGAGGCAATAGCCAGTTCATCTTTGTCAGTGATGTTGAAAACTCGAACATTTTTTACAACATCGCTTAGTTCCATGTTTTCTACATTTTCTGGAACCAACGTTTTTTTATACTGTTCAAAGTCAACATCACTCATCACTAATTGAGGTCCCCAACTTGCGTTCATAACATCTCCTTCGCCATATTTCACAGCGGTAAATACTTGTTCTTTTTCACCACTAGTAATATGCATTTCGAATGGCATCTTTATCTGTTTTGCCATAGTCCCCATGAATGCACTATGATAAATGACAGATCCATCTTTTGGTGTTTCAACTAGGAGACCCGCTTGTTGTAATTGCTTAGCATTTACAACATAGGTATTATAAATCGCTTCTCTCATGTCAAGAAATTCAGGGAAAACACCCTCTTCATAAGTCCCTTCCACTCCAAGTAATTCAATTGTTTCAGTTGTATATTCAATTCCATTTTCTTGTAAACCGGCTTCGAAATCTGCGACCGATAAATCATCGGCTGAAAACGAGCTGGACGATTCATCCTCAAACATAAAATCGAAAGGCATTATATAACGCGCTTCTTTCTCTGTCGAGTAATAAAGTGAATACGAGCCGGCCAACATAGCAAGCGTCATCGCAGACAATACTGTAATAATCGTCAGTGAGTTAGCATTGCCTTTCATGCGATGCATGAGCGGCGCAATCGACAAACTGTTATTCAATCCTAGATGCCCTTGCTTACGCACTCGAATTTGATAAAACAACCAACTAATTGTGACACGGAATACAAGATATGTTCCCAAAATGGTTGTTGCAAGTACCGCTAGCATATTGAACAATAGCATTGAGATCATTGATTCCAACATGCGATCCGACAACCAATAACCGAAAACAATAAGCCCGATCCCGAGCAAAGCTAGTGCAGCCGAAATAAATGCTTTAGGCTTTTTCGGATGCTCTCCTTTTTTATCAGCATTGAATAAACCAAGGAGCGTACTTCGATGAACAGTCAACAACATTTGTATAGATGTCAGCGCAATAATCGCCACGAATACGACCATTGTTTGAATAACTGCCATGAATGAAAATGATACTGTAATAAACTCCTTGTACCCTATAAGTTTCACTAGTAAAAGTAAAAATAAC comes from Sporosarcina sp. FSL K6-3457 and encodes:
- a CDS encoding DUF3231 family protein; protein product: MGIMNGNPKDEPMHYGEVIGTWAFIGANNGLISGYEAFVNHAGDDELIKLLEEAVKMMKAENKALEQILKDNGVTPPPALPGRPKAKSQEIPVGAKFSDPEISAAVSINVGQGLVSCSQVMGQCLREDIAMMFGKYIAERAMFGLKMLRLNKEKGWVIPPPLHNE
- the argS gene encoding arginine--tRNA ligase — protein: MTMKKDVLQVLQQFSPIPLNESMLERPIHTHLGDIALPCFPFAKELRKSPVVIAEELAKAIHHPLILKVQAVAGYVNIFVNRSVITHSLLQTIHTQSIAYGSNNDGNGGVVTIDLSSPNIAKPFSMGHLRSTVIGNSIALLLEKNGFKPVKINYIGDWGTQFGKLLTAYRKWGNEQAVHQAPIQTLLQLYIRFHEEAGLDDSLNDEGRAAFKALEDGDTEALALWKWFKSESLKEFQRIYDLLGITFDSYKGEAYYNDKMKPVVNELADKGLLVESDGALVVELDEDMPPCLIKKSDGATLYSTRDLSAAIDRKTTYNFVKSVYVVGNEQSLHFTQVKQVLGKLGYDWADTIEHVPFGLILKDGKKMSTRKGKIVLLEEVLNDAIALALKNIEEKNPDLLNKRATAQAIGVGAIIFSDLKQHRKHDIEFDLATMLQTEGETGPYVQYAYARAHSVLRKTGASASFFVDEVNDFEWEMVKLLEQFPHITRQAAHHLDPSIVAKYAVNLAQAFNSFYSNVHVLSDATHKAFRISLVTSVAIVLKESLRLLGMQTPEEM
- a CDS encoding YxeA family protein, with the protein product MKKIIVTIVLVAVIVGLILSLRNVNPNRLGADSYFVQITDSGDKIEDKISTGEVMVRYEYTFPAFDKKGDKKELTFTSGHELRKDAYINLFWKENRGVTSYQEVQKEDIPEKALNELKK
- a CDS encoding ABC transporter permease: MTALTLFDLVIRSMRKNIKHYYLYFFALILSVVLYFVFATLQYDEAVSAGSGAKMDSAFIAAGILLLFIAGIFVVYANAIFLKRRSREIGLYQLIGLSKSKVSRLLITENVLLSTGALIIGIGVGLLVSRLFLLLLVKLIGYKEFITVSFSFMAVIQTMVVFVAIIALTSIQMLLTVHRSTLLGLFNADKKGEHPKKPKAFISAALALLGIGLIVFGYWLSDRMLESMISMLLFNMLAVLATTILGTYLVFRVTISWLFYQIRVRKQGHLGLNNSLSIAPLMHRMKGNANSLTIITVLSAMTLAMLAGSYSLYYSTEKEARYIMPFDFMFEDESSSSFSADDLSVADFEAGLQENGIEYTTETIELLGVEGTYEEGVFPEFLDMREAIYNTYVVNAKQLQQAGLLVETPKDGSVIYHSAFMGTMAKQIKMPFEMHITSGEKEQVFTAVKYGEGDVMNASWGPQLVMSDVDFEQYKKTLVPENVENMELSDVVKNVRVFNITDKDELAIASDIRNQNKEDVFWWESADYYSMYERSIQGNGLLIFIAGFLGLVFLISTGSILYFKQMTEAEQEKQGYATLRQLGFTVQDIMGGIIRKQVFVFGVPLLIGLLHSIFAIKAASFMFMSDITVPTSIAMGVYALIYLSFAALAIGYYRKIVKAAL